Proteins from a genomic interval of Sulfurimonas sp. HSL3-2:
- the pyrH gene encoding UMP kinase, producing MTNKRVLVKFSGEALAGEAGHGIDTKILKYIAGEIKSLVDAGIEVGIVIGGGNIIRGVTAAKDGIIKRTSGDYMGMLATVINGVAMQEACEYTGLQVRMQTAIKMEQIAEPYINRRAVRHLEKGRVVIFAAGTGNPFFTTDTAATLRAVEIGADMIIKATKVDGVYDKDPNKFDDAVKLDTLTYDQALNDHINVMDDTSIALAKDNKLPIVVCDMFKAGNLLDIINGNMKNCSIVR from the coding sequence ATGACCAATAAACGTGTATTAGTTAAGTTTTCCGGTGAAGCTTTAGCCGGTGAAGCCGGGCATGGTATTGATACCAAGATCCTAAAGTATATTGCAGGTGAGATAAAATCTTTAGTTGATGCAGGTATTGAGGTCGGTATAGTGATCGGCGGTGGTAACATCATTCGTGGTGTAACTGCAGCAAAAGATGGTATCATTAAACGTACATCCGGTGATTATATGGGTATGCTGGCGACGGTTATCAACGGTGTCGCTATGCAAGAAGCGTGTGAATACACAGGTCTTCAAGTCCGTATGCAGACAGCTATTAAAATGGAGCAGATCGCCGAACCTTATATCAACCGTCGTGCAGTTCGTCACCTTGAAAAGGGCAGAGTCGTTATATTTGCTGCAGGAACAGGAAATCCGTTTTTTACAACAGATACGGCAGCGACACTTCGTGCGGTTGAGATCGGTGCAGACATGATCATAAAAGCAACGAAAGTCGACGGTGTCTATGATAAAGATCCAAACAAGTTTGATGATGCCGTTAAGCTTGATACTTTGACTTACGATCAAGCACTAAATGATCATATAAACGTTATGGACGATACATCTATTGCACTTGCAAAAGATAACAAACTTCCAATAGTTGTTTGTGATATGTTTAAAGCGGGTAATCTGCTTGATATCATAAATGGAAATATGAAAAACTGTTCTATAGTTAGATAA